One segment of Pseudodesulfovibrio sp. 5S69 DNA contains the following:
- a CDS encoding amidohydrolase family protein has protein sequence MKVIDFRFRPHTPEVVNGIATSAMFKDLCEATHFDKCRPEPFDDIVKGLAAHHVVKAVITGRDCETTYASMANGNGSLLEFCEKAPDTFIGFWGIDPHKGMAAIRDLEQAVQNNESIRGAAIDPYLAKIYSNDAKYYPVYAKCCELEIPIIMTTGTASFVPGAVIDHVAPRYIDYVARDFPELKIIMSHGGYPWVDEAIIVTQRNKNVFIEMSEYELWPHAEAYTKAANELIADKMLFASAHPFIDYREQLEKYANLPFEKEVYEKVMYKNAARVLGV, from the coding sequence ATGAAAGTTATCGATTTCAGATTCAGGCCCCACACCCCGGAAGTCGTCAACGGCATTGCCACAAGCGCCATGTTCAAGGACCTGTGTGAGGCGACCCACTTCGACAAGTGCCGCCCCGAACCCTTTGACGACATCGTCAAGGGCCTGGCCGCGCACCATGTCGTCAAGGCCGTCATCACCGGCCGCGACTGCGAAACGACCTATGCATCCATGGCGAACGGCAACGGCAGCCTGCTGGAATTTTGTGAGAAAGCGCCCGATACATTCATCGGGTTCTGGGGGATCGACCCGCACAAGGGCATGGCCGCCATCCGCGACCTGGAGCAGGCGGTACAAAACAACGAGAGCATCCGGGGCGCGGCCATCGACCCCTATCTCGCGAAGATCTATTCCAATGACGCCAAGTACTACCCGGTGTACGCAAAGTGCTGCGAACTCGAGATTCCCATCATCATGACCACCGGCACCGCAAGTTTTGTCCCCGGCGCCGTGATCGACCATGTCGCCCCCCGCTACATCGACTATGTCGCCCGCGATTTCCCCGAGCTCAAGATCATCATGAGCCACGGTGGCTACCCCTGGGTGGACGAGGCCATCATCGTTACCCAGCGCAACAAGAACGTCTTCATCGAAATGTCCGAATACGAGTTGTGGCCCCATGCCGAAGCCTACACCAAGGCCGCCAACGAACTCATTGCCGACAAGATGCTCTTCGCCTCCGCCCATCCCTTTATCGATTACCGCGAACAACTCGAAAAGTATGCGAACCTGCCCTTTGAAAAGGAAGTCTACGAAAAGGTCATGTATAAGAATGCCGCCCGAGTATTGGGCGTATAA
- a CDS encoding sulfite exporter TauE/SafE family protein has product MTLIVFTLSWCIAGFVNHVVGLGAAMVAMPIVVHFLPLELAVPSSTLIVLVLNLQLAWNHRRSIRWQHLAYVFIGGVLGVVGGIFLIRMLNNDWLKALMGAFLIAYALYALFFEKREPRHIHPLWAIPTGICSTFFGTAFGFNGPPLAVFSAMSGWSADEAKGFLGASFILSGIAIVCGQFLAGLQTTQTLSYFLAACPASLLGGLFGIKFSRRFAAKSNRRLLLCVLLFAGISQIMGTFQELIK; this is encoded by the coding sequence ATGACTTTAATCGTTTTTACCCTGTCCTGGTGCATAGCCGGGTTCGTGAATCATGTGGTCGGGCTGGGAGCCGCCATGGTGGCCATGCCCATCGTGGTCCATTTCCTCCCCCTGGAGCTCGCCGTGCCCAGCTCCACGCTGATCGTGCTGGTGTTGAACCTCCAGCTCGCCTGGAATCACCGGCGGAGCATCCGCTGGCAGCATCTCGCCTATGTATTTATAGGAGGCGTCTTGGGGGTGGTCGGGGGCATTTTTCTTATAAGAATGTTGAATAACGACTGGTTGAAAGCGTTGATGGGCGCCTTCCTTATTGCCTACGCCTTATACGCGCTGTTTTTTGAGAAACGGGAACCTCGACACATTCACCCGTTGTGGGCGATACCCACGGGGATATGTTCGACCTTTTTCGGCACAGCCTTCGGCTTCAACGGCCCGCCCCTGGCCGTATTCTCCGCCATGTCCGGATGGAGCGCGGACGAAGCCAAGGGGTTTCTCGGCGCTTCCTTCATCCTCAGCGGGATTGCCATTGTCTGCGGCCAGTTCCTGGCCGGGCTTCAGACCACACAAACCCTGAGCTATTTTCTCGCGGCATGCCCGGCTTCGCTTCTGGGCGGTCTCTTCGGAATCAAGTTCTCCAGGCGGTTCGCCGCGAAGTCCAATCGGCGCCTGCTGCTGTGCGTGTTGCTTTTTGCCGGAATATCGCAAATAATGGGTACTTTTCAGGAGCTTATCAAATGA
- a CDS encoding sigma-54 interaction domain-containing protein, whose product MSFKMVHQQHILQERKSFIATYLCHIFDTLSDGLYITDKNGITLAVNSMYENLTGLKSGDLLGKNVADLVAQGVFDLALNGEVVQTKKTVTAVQVNRNNRKVILIAHPIFDYDDDVEMVVTYVRDIALISQLKNQVSAQRQLIDSFQYGIRQEDSSLYLNPKSAVMRELFRQLHKIAKTDATVLFLGETGVGKDVMARELHNNSTRKDNPLVKVDCTCIPESLIESELFGYAPGAFSGADPKGKPGLFEMANKGTLFLDEIGELPLPLQGKLLRVLQDGEIQRIGATAAKKVNVRVVAATNRDLAEETENGDFRSDLFYRLQVAVINIPPLRERGEDLLELISFFFEQFNTRYKRRVRLSAMAEELMLNHAWPGNLRELENLVHSLVVTCDSNMIQVADLPCSIVAKSSAGDSRKTVTFGLSDFNGLDFKEIMGQLEIQILKDAVSAYGSIPKAAQALGLNRSTVFRKLQKAEPVESER is encoded by the coding sequence ATGAGTTTCAAAATGGTTCACCAGCAGCACATCCTACAGGAGCGCAAGAGTTTTATCGCGACCTATCTTTGCCACATCTTTGATACCCTGAGCGATGGACTCTACATCACGGACAAGAACGGAATAACCCTGGCCGTCAATTCCATGTATGAGAATCTAACTGGTTTGAAATCAGGGGATCTCTTGGGAAAGAACGTCGCCGACCTCGTGGCGCAGGGGGTCTTCGACCTGGCGTTGAACGGGGAAGTGGTCCAGACCAAGAAAACCGTGACGGCGGTCCAGGTCAACCGCAACAACCGCAAGGTCATCCTGATCGCCCACCCCATTTTCGACTATGACGATGATGTCGAGATGGTGGTCACCTACGTGCGGGACATCGCGCTCATTTCCCAGCTCAAGAACCAGGTTTCGGCCCAACGGCAACTGATCGACTCCTTTCAATACGGCATCCGGCAGGAGGATTCCTCACTCTACCTGAATCCCAAGAGCGCCGTGATGCGGGAACTGTTTCGGCAACTCCACAAGATCGCCAAGACCGACGCCACGGTGCTTTTCCTGGGGGAAACCGGTGTCGGCAAGGATGTCATGGCCAGGGAGTTGCACAACAACAGCACCCGAAAGGATAACCCTCTGGTCAAGGTCGACTGCACCTGCATCCCCGAGAGCCTCATCGAGTCGGAACTATTCGGTTATGCGCCGGGGGCCTTTTCCGGCGCCGATCCCAAGGGGAAGCCAGGCCTCTTCGAGATGGCGAACAAGGGAACCCTGTTTCTGGATGAGATCGGCGAACTTCCCTTGCCCCTGCAAGGCAAGCTGTTGCGGGTCCTCCAGGACGGCGAGATTCAGCGGATAGGGGCGACCGCCGCCAAGAAGGTGAATGTCCGGGTCGTCGCCGCGACCAACCGAGATCTGGCGGAGGAAACGGAGAACGGCGATTTTAGGAGCGACCTCTTTTACCGGCTCCAGGTTGCGGTGATCAATATTCCGCCGTTGCGCGAAAGGGGAGAGGACCTGCTGGAGTTGATTTCCTTTTTTTTCGAACAGTTCAATACACGCTACAAAAGACGCGTTCGCCTTTCCGCAATGGCCGAAGAGCTCATGCTCAATCATGCCTGGCCCGGCAACCTTCGGGAGTTGGAGAATCTGGTCCACAGCCTCGTCGTCACCTGTGACAGCAACATGATCCAGGTTGCGGATCTGCCTTGCTCCATCGTGGCGAAGAGCTCCGCGGGCGATTCGCGCAAGACCGTGACATTTGGGTTAAGTGATTTTAACGGGCTGGATTTCAAAGAAATAATGGGCCAATTGGAGATTCAGATCCTGAAAGACGCGGTCTCGGCCTATGGTTCGATTCCCAAGGCGGCCCAGGCGTTGGGTCTGAACCGGAGCACCGTCTTCAGAAAGTTGCAGAAAGCGGAGCCCGTTGAATCGGAACGATGA
- a CDS encoding methyl-accepting chemotaxis protein, whose translation MTISVKSKMILSVITFFTLGVLALSAVSYRSFSDSSEKMKKESLDTIARAVGKAISEKTETYFTSLELASKMFNGAQELTGAAQDAYRVDLLDKLIQQTGAGEAYYGLKDGTTVTAKLKGPIPNFKEKAVQREWYQRIWAGEKRIMTTPYTSSIGATVMAAGVPLQKNGAIWGTLCINLGLTDITQFTNSVLDFKDIFLTRADGYIMASPNEKHIGKSLWEVVPSLKRYADQSSAGQIQFTNDGEVYQGSIYVIKGLNWKVWAFERLAEIKADSTKNLQMNGIMAVVVLLLSALIVYYFASALIFKPLESVKTTLQRIGGGDLRAEADSGSIRNDEIGQLMLAMREMSEKLRNIVGKVGYAVDSVYRGAQELAATSDTLAQGATEQAANVEEVAASMDHMVTTIGKNTENSRKTEQTSRSSAVDAEKGGESVNKTVSAMRKIADKVSIIEEIARQTNLLALNAAIEAARAGESGKGFAVVAAEVRKLAERSGGAAAEISELSANSVSVAEDAGLMLNKMVPDIKHTALLIAAITESSEEQNSNAETVNRAIQELDQVIQQAASASEQVASTSEELTTQVDSLKETMAFFKIDQPGSTVTVMAAHRDALPEHTVGTEGFEKF comes from the coding sequence ATGACAATCAGTGTCAAAAGCAAGATGATTTTGAGTGTTATAACTTTTTTTACGTTGGGTGTCTTAGCCCTGAGTGCCGTCTCGTATCGAAGTTTCAGTGACTCTTCCGAAAAAATGAAGAAAGAAAGTCTTGATACGATTGCAAGAGCTGTCGGCAAGGCCATTTCAGAAAAGACAGAGACATATTTCACCTCCCTGGAGCTTGCATCAAAGATGTTCAACGGGGCGCAGGAACTAACTGGAGCTGCACAGGATGCATACCGGGTTGATCTACTTGATAAACTCATACAACAGACGGGCGCAGGTGAAGCCTATTATGGGTTGAAAGACGGCACCACGGTCACAGCTAAACTCAAAGGCCCTATCCCCAACTTCAAGGAAAAGGCGGTGCAGCGCGAATGGTACCAGCGCATATGGGCCGGCGAAAAACGCATCATGACGACGCCCTACACCTCTTCCATTGGTGCGACGGTCATGGCGGCGGGCGTTCCCCTGCAAAAGAACGGCGCCATCTGGGGAACCCTGTGCATCAACCTGGGGCTGACCGACATAACCCAATTCACGAACAGCGTGCTTGATTTCAAGGATATATTCCTGACAAGGGCCGATGGCTACATCATGGCCAGCCCGAACGAAAAGCATATCGGCAAAAGCCTGTGGGAAGTCGTTCCTTCCCTCAAGCGGTACGCCGATCAGTCTTCCGCCGGCCAAATCCAATTCACCAATGATGGAGAAGTCTACCAGGGCAGCATTTACGTCATAAAGGGGCTGAACTGGAAAGTCTGGGCTTTCGAGAGACTGGCCGAGATCAAGGCCGACTCGACCAAGAACCTCCAGATGAACGGCATAATGGCCGTCGTCGTCCTGCTGCTGTCCGCGCTCATCGTTTACTACTTCGCATCGGCACTGATCTTCAAGCCGCTCGAGTCCGTCAAAACGACCCTCCAGCGCATAGGCGGCGGTGATCTCCGAGCTGAAGCGGACTCCGGCTCAATAAGGAACGATGAAATCGGACAGCTGATGTTGGCCATGCGGGAAATGAGCGAAAAACTCCGAAACATCGTCGGCAAAGTCGGCTATGCGGTCGACAGTGTGTATAGGGGCGCCCAGGAGTTGGCCGCGACTTCCGACACCCTTGCCCAAGGAGCTACCGAGCAGGCGGCCAATGTGGAGGAAGTCGCGGCTTCCATGGACCATATGGTCACGACTATCGGCAAGAATACGGAAAATTCCAGAAAGACGGAACAAACCTCCCGCTCTTCCGCCGTCGACGCCGAAAAGGGCGGTGAATCGGTCAACAAGACCGTGAGCGCCATGCGCAAAATTGCGGACAAGGTATCCATTATTGAAGAGATCGCCCGCCAGACCAATCTGCTCGCGCTCAATGCCGCCATTGAAGCGGCCCGCGCCGGCGAAAGCGGCAAGGGCTTTGCCGTGGTCGCGGCCGAAGTCCGGAAACTGGCCGAACGGTCCGGCGGCGCGGCGGCGGAAATCAGTGAACTTTCGGCAAACAGCGTCTCGGTTGCCGAGGACGCGGGATTGATGCTCAACAAGATGGTCCCGGACATCAAGCATACCGCCTTACTCATTGCGGCTATCACCGAGTCCTCCGAGGAACAAAACAGCAACGCCGAGACGGTCAACAGAGCGATCCAGGAACTTGATCAAGTCATTCAACAGGCTGCATCGGCTTCTGAACAGGTGGCTTCGACTTCAGAGGAGCTGACCACCCAAGTCGACAGCTTGAAGGAGACCATGGCATTCTTCAAAATCGATCAGCCCGGGAGCACCGTGACGGTAATGGCCGCACACCGGGACGCACTTCCGGAACACACTGTCGGAACTGAAGGATTTGAAAAATTCTAG
- a CDS encoding site-specific integrase yields the protein MATIRKRGPYQWEVRIRKKGYPTHCKTFSRKTDADQWARDIESEMTRSVFVSRKEAESTTLLDALERFEEEFLDGYAQPKQIKSRIKIIKERPIALMPLASIRGKDVADFIKSREEERRASQTILHEVNLISRVFEISRKDWGMESLHNPTQRVNKPKQNKGRTRRLEKGEEKKLLEKAPEELKPIILLALETAMRRGEIAMMRWEHVDLKKRYVHLPKTKNGEARSVPLSPAALDILKSIPRRIKGDVFPLHPDTISKWFRAAADDADLKDLRFHDLRHEATSRLFENTDLDFMEVKVGQRFGELAEPVILKRLM from the coding sequence ATGGCGACCATTCGCAAGCGCGGCCCCTACCAATGGGAAGTCAGAATCCGCAAAAAGGGCTACCCCACGCACTGCAAAACGTTCTCCCGAAAGACTGACGCCGACCAATGGGCGCGGGACATCGAATCCGAAATGACACGCAGCGTCTTCGTCTCCCGCAAGGAAGCCGAATCGACCACACTGCTAGATGCCCTTGAGCGGTTCGAGGAGGAATTCCTTGATGGCTATGCCCAGCCGAAACAAATCAAAAGCCGAATCAAGATCATCAAGGAACGTCCCATCGCCCTGATGCCCCTGGCCTCTATCCGAGGCAAAGACGTCGCGGACTTCATCAAGAGCCGCGAAGAAGAAAGGCGCGCCTCCCAGACGATCCTCCACGAAGTGAACCTAATTTCACGCGTATTCGAGATTTCCCGAAAAGACTGGGGCATGGAATCCCTGCACAACCCCACCCAACGCGTCAACAAACCGAAGCAGAACAAAGGCCGCACCAGACGCCTCGAAAAAGGGGAGGAGAAGAAGCTGCTGGAAAAAGCTCCTGAGGAGTTGAAGCCGATCATCCTGCTGGCCCTGGAGACGGCAATGCGCCGGGGCGAAATAGCCATGATGCGCTGGGAACATGTGGACCTGAAAAAACGGTATGTCCACCTGCCGAAGACCAAGAACGGGGAGGCACGGTCAGTCCCCCTTTCTCCGGCTGCGCTGGATATTCTAAAAAGCATCCCAAGACGGATTAAAGGGGATGTCTTTCCTCTTCACCCCGACACCATTTCAAAGTGGTTTAGAGCGGCTGCGGATGATGCCGATCTGAAGGATTTACGCTTTCACGACCTGCGGCATGAAGCGACTTCCAGGCTATTTGAGAATACCGATCTGGACTTCATGGAGGTGAAGGTGGGACAACGATTCGGGGAACTGGCCGAACCCGTAATATTAAAACGACTCATGTAG
- a CDS encoding secondary thiamine-phosphate synthase enzyme YjbQ, with translation MKSYRKELFFEVPTRRAFVNITEDVEACLRESGIREGLCLVNAMHITASVFINDDESGLHHDYEVWLEKLAPHEPVSQYRHNGYEDNADAHMKRQVMGREVVVAVTEGKLDFGTWERIFYGEFDGRRKKRVLVKIIGE, from the coding sequence ATGAAATCCTACCGCAAAGAACTCTTCTTCGAGGTCCCGACGCGCCGGGCGTTCGTCAACATCACCGAGGACGTGGAGGCCTGCCTGCGCGAATCGGGCATCCGGGAGGGACTGTGCCTGGTCAACGCCATGCACATCACCGCCTCGGTCTTCATCAACGACGACGAATCCGGCCTGCACCACGACTACGAGGTCTGGCTGGAGAAGCTGGCCCCGCACGAGCCGGTCTCCCAATACCGGCACAACGGGTACGAGGACAACGCGGACGCGCACATGAAGCGCCAGGTCATGGGCCGCGAGGTGGTCGTGGCCGTGACCGAGGGCAAACTCGACTTCGGCACCTGGGAGCGCATCTTCTACGGCGAGTTCGACGGTCGCCGCAAAAAACGGGTCCTGGTCAAGATCATCGGCGAATGA
- the speD gene encoding adenosylmethionine decarboxylase produces the protein MNTVGVHCILELKGCPSHLLDDEQLILETMVAASQRAMSTLLDITSHKFEPQGVTALALLAESHISIHTWPESGYAAVDIFTCGETARPRLACEYFVREFQAADHTLTVLPRGNGCGCHHPLTPTEEATLWQARS, from the coding sequence ATGAACACTGTCGGTGTGCATTGTATTCTTGAACTCAAAGGTTGTCCTTCCCATCTGCTCGACGACGAGCAGCTCATTCTCGAAACCATGGTCGCCGCGTCCCAGCGGGCCATGTCCACCCTGCTCGATATCACGAGCCATAAATTCGAGCCTCAGGGCGTCACCGCGCTGGCCCTGCTCGCGGAATCCCATATTTCCATCCACACCTGGCCCGAATCGGGCTACGCGGCCGTGGATATCTTCACCTGCGGCGAAACCGCCAGGCCCCGGCTCGCGTGCGAATACTTCGTGCGCGAATTCCAGGCCGCGGACCACACCCTGACCGTGCTGCCGCGCGGCAACGGCTGCGGGTGCCATCACCCCCTGACCCCGACCGAGGAGGCGACGCTGTGGCAGGCTCGAAGCTGA
- a CDS encoding spermidine synthase → MAGSKLSSDYWITEYMTEDDVHLHGVEQILDFKRTEYQEMSIVRSKTFGTGLVLDGKWQVSERDEFLYHEPLVHTALYQHGAPSRVLVLGGADGGAVREVLKWRSVTKAVQVEIDRVVYDACQEHLGTIHQGCFQNPRAEIRFGDAFEVLEKEGGSWDVIICDLSDPLEDSPAMNLFTKEFFTTCREALAPGGVFVIQAGPVTPPFDDGHARIVRTLGAVFENVTHFFSCTPTYVVPLGFALGSLKPIDTDPEPAKVDGFLAENVDGELRFFDGIALRGLMSPPKYLRDKVAKGETLSTLDDPARYTGTGVKS, encoded by the coding sequence GTGGCAGGCTCGAAGCTGAGTAGCGACTACTGGATCACCGAATACATGACCGAGGACGACGTCCACCTCCACGGGGTGGAGCAGATCCTCGATTTCAAGCGCACCGAATATCAGGAGATGTCCATCGTCCGCTCCAAGACCTTCGGCACCGGCCTGGTCCTGGACGGCAAGTGGCAGGTCTCCGAACGCGACGAGTTCCTCTACCATGAGCCGCTCGTCCACACCGCCCTGTATCAGCACGGCGCGCCCTCGCGCGTTCTGGTCCTGGGCGGCGCGGACGGCGGGGCCGTGCGTGAGGTCCTCAAGTGGCGGTCCGTGACCAAGGCCGTCCAGGTCGAGATCGACCGGGTCGTCTACGACGCCTGCCAGGAGCACCTGGGCACCATCCATCAGGGCTGCTTCCAGAACCCGCGCGCCGAGATCCGTTTCGGCGACGCCTTCGAAGTGCTCGAAAAGGAGGGCGGCTCCTGGGACGTGATCATCTGCGACCTGTCCGACCCGCTCGAGGACAGCCCGGCCATGAACCTCTTTACCAAAGAGTTCTTCACCACCTGCCGCGAGGCCCTGGCCCCCGGCGGCGTGTTCGTCATCCAGGCCGGGCCGGTCACGCCCCCGTTCGACGACGGCCACGCCCGCATCGTGCGCACCCTGGGCGCCGTGTTCGAGAACGTCACCCACTTCTTCTCCTGCACACCCACCTACGTGGTCCCGCTCGGCTTCGCCCTCGGCTCGCTCAAGCCCATCGACACCGACCCGGAACCGGCCAAGGTGGACGGTTTCCTGGCCGAGAACGTGGACGGCGAACTCAGGTTCTTCGACGGCATCGCCCTGCGCGGGCTCATGAGCCCGCCCAAATACCTGCGCGACAAGGTGGCCAAGGGCGAGACCCTGTCCACCCTCGACGATCCGGCCCGCTATACCGGCACCGGCGTCAAGTCCTAG
- a CDS encoding pyrimidine dimer DNA glycosylase/endonuclease V produces the protein MRLWTVHPRFLDVKGLTAVWREGLLARKVLHGQTRGYTNHPQLIRFRNHPDPLSAIDAFLAAVLNEARNRGYNFDASKIDEHAQAAPIRETTGQLDYEWRHLLKKLEQRDPERFEDSRNLRPAPHPLFVLIKGEVRDWERV, from the coding sequence ATGCGGCTGTGGACCGTCCATCCCCGCTTCCTCGACGTCAAGGGGCTGACCGCCGTGTGGCGAGAAGGCCTGCTGGCCCGCAAGGTCCTGCACGGCCAGACCAGGGGCTACACCAACCACCCCCAGCTCATCCGCTTCCGCAACCACCCGGACCCGCTCTCGGCCATCGACGCCTTTCTCGCGGCCGTCCTGAACGAGGCCCGCAACCGGGGCTACAACTTCGACGCCTCGAAAATCGACGAACACGCCCAGGCCGCGCCCATCCGCGAAACCACCGGCCAACTCGACTACGAGTGGCGCCACCTGCTCAAAAAGCTCGAACAACGCGACCCCGAGCGCTTCGAGGACTCCCGCAACCTACGCCCCGCACCCCACCCGCTGTTCGTCCTGATCAAGGGCGAGGTGCGGGACTGGGAAAGAGTGTAA
- a CDS encoding 30S ribosomal protein S1, with the protein MEKTNESVEMPEMEMNFADALDEYLNSDFGDLDEGTIVAGEVVKVDKDYVLVDVNFKSEGQIPVSEFTEPDGTVTVSVGEKVDVFVARKNEAEGTIYLSRDKAKRMQLFDKLEELQEKDGEVVGRIIRRIKGGYTVDLGGVEAFLPGSHVDLRPVPDMDALVNQEFDFKILKINRRRSNVIVSRRVLLEEMRSEQREKLLETLEEGQVVQGKVKNITEYGVFIDLGGLDGLLHITDMSWKRIKHPKEMVSLGDDLELKILNFDREGQKVSLGLKQLVPDPWENIAEKYPEGSRFTGVITNLADYGAFVELENGVEGLVHISEMSWTRKLRHPSQMVKVGEEVEVVVLGVDPEKKRISLGMKQISPNPWDVVAEKYPEGTVLEGAIKNITEFGVFIGIEEGIDGLIHVSDISWTKKIRHPSEVYKVGDSVQAKVLTVDKENEKFTLGVKQLTEDPWTQVPAKYPVGQKVTGTVTNITDFGLFVEVEEGIEGLVHVSEISRKKIKSPSEIYKEGDTIEAKVIHVSADERRLGLSIKQTKEEPARSGGGKSKSFGGDSVSAGSTLGDLLREKLEEAAGDALAAAEEEAEAAVEEAPVEEVVESEAPAEEAAAEEEETK; encoded by the coding sequence ATGGAAAAAACTAACGAATCTGTTGAAATGCCTGAAATGGAAATGAACTTTGCCGATGCTCTCGACGAGTATCTGAACTCCGATTTCGGAGATCTGGACGAAGGGACCATTGTTGCGGGCGAAGTCGTCAAGGTCGACAAGGACTACGTGCTGGTCGACGTGAACTTCAAGTCCGAAGGACAAATCCCCGTTTCCGAATTCACCGAGCCGGACGGCACCGTGACCGTGTCCGTCGGTGAGAAGGTCGACGTGTTCGTCGCCCGCAAGAACGAAGCCGAAGGCACCATCTACTTGTCCCGCGACAAGGCCAAGCGGATGCAGCTTTTTGATAAACTGGAAGAGCTCCAGGAGAAGGACGGCGAAGTCGTCGGCCGCATCATCCGCCGCATCAAGGGCGGTTACACCGTCGATCTCGGCGGGGTCGAGGCCTTCCTGCCCGGTTCCCACGTCGACCTGCGTCCGGTTCCGGACATGGACGCCCTGGTCAACCAGGAGTTCGATTTCAAGATCCTGAAGATCAACCGCCGCCGTTCCAACGTCATCGTGTCCCGCCGCGTGCTCCTTGAGGAGATGCGTTCCGAGCAGCGCGAGAAGCTGCTGGAGACCCTCGAAGAGGGCCAGGTGGTCCAGGGCAAGGTCAAGAACATCACCGAATACGGCGTGTTCATCGACCTCGGCGGCCTCGACGGCCTGCTGCACATCACCGACATGTCCTGGAAGCGCATCAAGCATCCCAAGGAGATGGTCAGCCTGGGCGACGATCTGGAACTGAAGATCCTCAACTTCGACCGCGAAGGCCAGAAGGTCTCCTTGGGCCTCAAGCAGCTCGTGCCCGATCCGTGGGAAAACATCGCCGAGAAGTACCCCGAGGGTTCCCGTTTCACCGGCGTCATCACCAACCTGGCCGACTACGGCGCGTTCGTCGAGTTGGAGAACGGCGTGGAAGGACTGGTCCACATCTCCGAGATGTCCTGGACCCGCAAGCTCCGCCACCCCTCCCAGATGGTCAAGGTCGGCGAGGAAGTCGAAGTCGTCGTGCTCGGCGTCGATCCCGAGAAGAAGCGCATCAGCCTCGGCATGAAGCAGATCTCCCCGAACCCGTGGGACGTGGTGGCCGAGAAGTACCCCGAGGGCACCGTCCTCGAGGGCGCCATCAAGAACATCACCGAGTTCGGCGTGTTCATCGGCATCGAGGAGGGCATCGACGGCCTGATCCACGTGTCCGACATCTCCTGGACCAAGAAGATCCGCCACCCCTCCGAGGTCTACAAGGTCGGTGACTCCGTCCAGGCCAAGGTCCTCACCGTGGACAAGGAGAACGAGAAGTTCACCCTGGGCGTGAAGCAGTTGACCGAAGACCCGTGGACCCAGGTCCCGGCCAAGTACCCCGTGGGCCAGAAGGTCACCGGTACGGTCACCAACATCACCGACTTCGGTCTCTTCGTCGAGGTCGAGGAAGGCATCGAGGGCCTGGTGCACGTCTCCGAGATCAGCCGCAAGAAGATCAAGTCCCCCTCCGAGATCTACAAGGAAGGCGACACCATCGAGGCCAAGGTCATCCACGTGTCCGCGGACGAGCGCCGTCTGGGCCTGTCCATCAAGCAGACCAAGGAAGAGCCCGCCCGTTCCGGCGGCGGCAAGTCCAAGTCCTTTGGCGGCGACAGCGTGAGCGCCGGTTCCACCCTGGGCGACCTGCTCCGCGAGAAGCTGGAGGAAGCCGCCGGTGACGCCCTGGCTGCCGCAGAGGAAGAGGCCGAGGCCGCCGTCGAGGAAGCCCCGGTCGAAGAGGTCGTCGAATCCGAAGCTCCGGCCGAGGAGGCCGCTGCCGAGGAAGAAGAGACCAAGTAA